Proteins from a genomic interval of Gossypium hirsutum isolate 1008001.06 chromosome A09, Gossypium_hirsutum_v2.1, whole genome shotgun sequence:
- the LOC121206310 gene encoding uncharacterized protein has protein sequence MLPINYESWHHMPDSNKNQALANIKERFALEVSDDYIKKALGKRWRDNKSTLKKQYFKKDISLEEKLRNVPPGMLRYQWEDAVRCWNSKKGEVLRISKLLYMVFTLYVIIILLCRTVSELEQAAGKNKNSRTRQGREVLLL, from the exons ATGCTGCCCATCAACtatgaatcatggcatcacatgcctgatagcaacaaaaatcaggctctcgctaatattaag gagagatttgctttagaagtctccgatgattatatcaagaaggcattaggtaaaagatggagagacaataaaagcactttaaagaaacaatactttaagaaagacataagcctcgaggaaaaattgagaaatgttccgccgggaatgctgaggtatcaatgggaagatgcggttagatgttggaattcaaagaaaggagaggtattgcgtatttccaaactcttatatatgGTGTTTACtttatacgtaataataattttattatgtaggaccgtgagcgagttggaacaagcagcaggcaaaaacaaaaattcacgcacacggcagggtcgagaagttttgcttctgtag